From Sporosarcina sp. Te-1, the proteins below share one genomic window:
- a CDS encoding helix-turn-helix transcriptional regulator — protein MKKGWNQEEMAFRLNVNQSDISKYEYDHKEPLISIFHRWASVTNSQDVLVAYMAGVEGVTILANILATMGTGIMGFIRIGGFL, from the coding sequence GTGAAAAAAGGATGGAATCAGGAAGAAATGGCGTTTCGGTTAAACGTTAATCAGTCAGACATATCTAAGTATGAATACGATCATAAAGAACCTTTGATTTCTATATTTCACAGGTGGGCAAGCGTGACGAATTCGCAAGATGTTTTAGTTGCTTATATGGCGGGAGTTGAAGGTGTTACCATCCTAGCAAATATCTTGGCAACTATGGGTACAGGCATCATGGGGTTTATCAGAATAGGAGGGTTCTTGTGA
- a CDS encoding helix-turn-helix domain-containing protein: MLKKEHLAEIFQVAIPTVEKIIRSEGFPRFKHVAARYPRDEVYEWIKQNTEHMNTTLGVYLDFDESKRAFR; this comes from the coding sequence ATGTTGAAAAAAGAACATCTTGCGGAAATATTCCAAGTGGCTATACCGACAGTCGAGAAAATTATACGGAGTGAGGGATTCCCGAGATTCAAACATGTGGCTGCACGATATCCACGGGATGAGGTCTATGAGTGGATTAAGCAAAACACGGAACACATGAACACCACTCTCGGAGTCTACTTGGATTTTGACGAAAGTAAACGAGCTTTCCGGTGA
- a CDS encoding Rha family transcriptional regulator — MAETFGKEHKQVLRDVRSIMKDVSNSGLMFFEGAEPDSYGREQTVIYMNRDGFTLLATGFTGKKAMEFKLKFIQAFNEMEERLKKMNNTKLLLQTALQHEERIETVDSDVKFLKDHMRINEAQEQRINMNARGKIMECLGGEDANAYKEIGKRAFSQFWREFKAYFEIPRYGGELPKKRFE; from the coding sequence ATAGCTGAAACATTCGGTAAGGAACACAAACAAGTTCTCCGGGATGTGCGCAGCATCATGAAAGATGTGTCCAATTCTGGACTAATGTTTTTCGAAGGAGCTGAGCCAGATAGTTACGGTCGAGAGCAAACGGTAATATACATGAACCGCGACGGGTTCACTTTACTAGCAACGGGGTTTACAGGCAAGAAAGCGATGGAGTTCAAGCTCAAATTCATTCAGGCCTTCAACGAAATGGAAGAGCGATTGAAAAAAATGAACAACACAAAGCTTCTCTTGCAAACAGCTCTCCAACATGAGGAGCGTATCGAAACGGTTGATTCGGATGTGAAATTCCTGAAAGACCACATGCGAATTAACGAGGCACAGGAACAACGGATCAACATGAACGCACGCGGAAAAATCATGGAATGCTTAGGCGGCGAGGATGCCAACGCATACAAGGAAATTGGCAAAAGGGCCTTCTCGCAGTTTTGGAGAGAATTCAAAGCCTACTTCGAGATACCTAGATATGGTGGTGAGCTACCTAAGAAGCGTTTTGAATAA